One Alcaligenes ammonioxydans DNA segment encodes these proteins:
- the hprK gene encoding HPr(Ser) kinase/phosphatase — protein sequence MLTVQELVNDNHDKLEVSWAAGKHAALRPIPDLGASAADLVGHLNLIHPGRIQVFGPEELSFYSRFDVKRRLHHLDDLRQGGVPALFIANDAVAPDDLIQFCEEQGVPLLYTPIDAAQLIDLLRIYLGRRLAPKTTMHGVFMDVLGLGVLITGESGLGKSELALELISRGHGLVADDAVELSRTAPNMIDGQCPPLLQNLLEVRGLGLLDIRTIFGETSVRRRMKLKLIVHLVRSNPDSFERLPTQDQTQEVLGVDIKRVMLQVAAGRNLAVLVEAAVRNTILAFRGIDTMGDFIERQALAIMNSRED from the coding sequence CGACCTTGGTGCTTCTGCCGCGGATCTGGTCGGCCATCTGAACCTGATCCATCCGGGCCGCATTCAGGTTTTCGGCCCCGAAGAGCTCTCTTTCTACAGTCGCTTTGACGTCAAGCGTCGCCTGCATCACCTGGATGATCTCAGGCAAGGCGGAGTTCCCGCCCTGTTCATCGCCAATGACGCCGTCGCTCCCGACGACCTGATCCAGTTTTGCGAAGAACAAGGCGTACCCCTGCTCTACACGCCTATTGATGCCGCCCAGCTCATTGATCTGCTGCGCATTTATCTGGGCAGACGTCTGGCCCCGAAAACCACCATGCACGGTGTCTTTATGGATGTGCTGGGTTTGGGGGTACTGATTACCGGCGAGTCGGGACTGGGAAAAAGCGAACTGGCGCTGGAATTGATCTCGCGTGGTCACGGTCTGGTGGCAGACGATGCGGTCGAACTGTCCCGCACCGCCCCCAACATGATTGACGGTCAGTGCCCACCCCTACTGCAAAATCTGCTTGAGGTACGGGGCCTGGGTCTGCTGGACATACGCACCATTTTCGGCGAAACCTCCGTTCGTCGTAGAATGAAGCTTAAACTAATCGTGCACCTGGTCCGTTCCAACCCCGACAGTTTCGAGCGTCTGCCCACCCAGGACCAGACGCAGGAAGTGCTGGGGGTCGACATCAAACGTGTCATGCTCCAGGTGGCCGCAGGCCGAAACCTTGCGGTGCTGGTGGAAGCGGCGGTGCGCAATACCATCCTCGCTTTCCGCGGCATTGACACCATGGGCGATTTCATCGAACGCCAGGCACTGGCTATCATGAATAGCCGCGAAGACTAG